In a genomic window of Roseiflexus castenholzii DSM 13941:
- a CDS encoding intradiol ring-cleavage dioxygenase, whose product MDADDRPIGRILTRREVLALLGISAATLLTGCGAAAETPASNAPAASPVQPDTPATFAAQPELSPVATPAPTATPIESSVIATTVPTASPAAIGSRPVPACVVRPEQTEGPYFVDTQLNRSDIRSDPASGVVKEGLPLLLTFVVSQVGSAGCAPLSGALVDIWHCDAQGVYSGVRDPRIDTRGQQWLRGYQMTGADGVATFTTIYPGWYPGRTVHIHFKIRATNAAGQVYDFTSQLYFDDAISDAVFAQAPYADRGRRATLNQNDSIFRQSGSQLMLNLTPLDQGYAATFEIGVDLGEG is encoded by the coding sequence ATGGATGCCGATGATCGCCCGATAGGACGCATTCTTACCCGGCGCGAAGTGCTGGCGCTGCTCGGCATATCTGCCGCTACGCTGCTGACCGGCTGCGGCGCAGCCGCAGAAACGCCGGCCAGCAATGCGCCTGCCGCCTCGCCGGTACAGCCCGACACGCCTGCCACGTTCGCTGCGCAGCCGGAACTATCACCGGTTGCGACACCGGCGCCAACCGCCACCCCGATTGAATCATCAGTGATTGCAACAACTGTGCCGACAGCCAGCCCCGCGGCTATCGGCAGCAGGCCGGTTCCGGCGTGCGTGGTGCGCCCTGAACAGACGGAGGGACCATATTTTGTCGATACCCAACTGAACCGTTCCGATATTCGTTCCGATCCCGCGAGCGGCGTGGTCAAAGAGGGATTGCCGTTGCTGCTCACCTTCGTTGTCAGCCAGGTTGGCAGCGCCGGCTGCGCGCCACTTAGTGGCGCACTGGTGGACATCTGGCACTGCGATGCCCAGGGGGTCTATTCCGGTGTGCGCGATCCTCGCATCGACACGCGCGGGCAGCAGTGGCTGCGCGGTTATCAGATGACCGGCGCCGATGGCGTGGCGACCTTCACGACTATTTATCCCGGTTGGTATCCGGGACGCACCGTTCATATCCATTTCAAGATTCGCGCAACGAATGCCGCCGGGCAGGTCTACGACTTTACCTCGCAACTCTACTTTGACGACGCCATCAGCGATGCCGTATTTGCGCAAGCACCCTACGCAGACCGGGGACGTCGCGCGACCCTTAATCAGAACGATAGCATTTTCCGGCAGAGCGGCAGTCAGTTGATGCTGAACCTGACCCCGCTCGACCAGGGGTATGCGGCGACTTTCGAGATTGGGGTGGATTTGGGTGAGGGGTGA